In the genome of Vicia villosa cultivar HV-30 ecotype Madison, WI linkage group LG7, Vvil1.0, whole genome shotgun sequence, one region contains:
- the LOC131617224 gene encoding protein TORNADO 2-like: MALSNNVIGIINFIAVLLSIPIIGAGIWLTTLQAESCVKILQWPVIILGILIFIVAMVGLVGAFWRIPMLLIFYLIAMIVLIVLLASLVIFVYFVTLRGHGNIEPNRSYLEYRVDDFSIWLRRRVRSSHKWDGVKSCLSSSSICAELNQSYRLPQDFFNAHLSPLQSGCCKPPTKCGYTFVNPTYWISPTNNGEDMDCMKWSNDQTQLCYNCDSCKAGLLATLRKDWRKANVILIVTLVGLIVVYLFGIFAFRNAKTEELFRKYKQGYT; the protein is encoded by the exons atggcATTGAGCAACAATGTCATAGGAATCATAAACTTCATTGCAGTACTCCTCTCAATCCCTATCATAGGTGCTGGAATTTGGCTAACAACATTACAAGCAGAATCATGTGTCAAAATCCTACAATGGCCAGTGATCATTTTAGGGATACTAATTTTCATTGTTGCTATGGTAGGCTTGGTTGGAGCCTTTTGGAGGATACCAATGCTTCTTATATTCTACCTCATTGCAATGATTGTGCTCATTGTGTTGTTGGCTTCTTTGgtgatttttgtttattttgtcaCACTTAGAGGTCATGGAAATATTGAACCTAATAGGTCATATTTGGAGTATCGTGTGGATGATTTTTCAATTTGGCTAAGAAGAAGGGTTAGAAGTTCACATAAGTGGGATGGAGTAAAGAGTTGTCTTAGCTCATCAAGTATTTGTGCTGAGTTGAATCAAAGTTATCGGTTGCCTCAAGATTTCTTTAATGCACATCTATCACCCTTGCAG TCAGGGTGTTGCAAACCACCAACAAAATGTGGCTACACATTTGTGAACCCAACTTATTGGATTAGTCCAACCAACAATGGTGAAGACATGGATTGCATGAAATGGAGCAATGATCAAACACAACTTTGCTACAATTGTGACTCATGCAAAGCTGGTTTATTAGCAACACTTAGGAAAGATTGGAGAAAAGCCAATGTGATATTGATTGTTACATTGGTTGGTTTAATTGTTGTGTATTTGTTTGGGATTTTTGCCTTTAGGAATGCCAAAACTGAGGAGCTTTTTCGCAAATACAAGCAAGGATACACTTGA